Proteins from a single region of Candidatus Hydrogenedens sp.:
- the srlD gene encoding sorbitol-6-phosphate dehydrogenase yields the protein MERLKGRKAIVTGSAQGLGEAILQRLAKEGADAVGWDINIEKMTETAKRIAEQTGRKIFAEKVDITNAEMVKNAVDKAVDLLGGLDIMVCNAGILISGDSIHFDISAWRKVIDIDLVGYFICAREAIRVMLPNKYGTVIQINSKSGKKGSFKNSAYAAAKFGGIGVTQSLALEFAEHGIRINAICPGNLLDSPLWTESLFKQYAKNQGITEEEVRKKYIDQVPMKRPCRYEDVCNVVVFLASDESNYMTGQAINVTGGQEMR from the coding sequence ATGGAACGATTAAAAGGTAGAAAAGCCATTGTAACAGGTTCGGCTCAAGGTTTGGGCGAAGCCATATTGCAACGACTGGCTAAAGAAGGTGCAGATGCCGTAGGTTGGGATATAAACATTGAGAAGATGACAGAAACTGCAAAACGAATTGCAGAACAAACAGGTCGCAAAATCTTTGCAGAAAAAGTGGATATTACCAATGCAGAGATGGTCAAAAATGCAGTGGATAAAGCGGTTGATTTACTCGGTGGGCTGGATATAATGGTCTGTAACGCGGGTATTCTTATATCAGGTGATTCTATCCATTTTGATATTTCCGCATGGCGAAAGGTTATTGATATTGACCTGGTTGGATATTTTATCTGTGCTCGTGAAGCGATACGCGTTATGTTGCCCAATAAATATGGCACTGTAATACAAATTAACTCCAAATCGGGTAAGAAAGGTAGTTTTAAAAATTCGGCTTATGCGGCGGCAAAGTTCGGAGGTATTGGAGTTACGCAAAGCCTTGCTTTAGAATTTGCGGAGCATGGAATTCGTATCAATGCTATTTGTCCCGGGAATTTATTGGACTCTCCTTTATGGACGGAAAGCCTTTTTAAACAATATGCAAAAAATCAAGGAATCACCGAAGAAGAAGTGCGAAAGAAGTATATTGACCAGGTCCCCATGAAACGACCCTGCCGATATGAAGATGTATGCAATGTGGTTGTATTTTTAGCCAGTGATGAATCCAATTATATGACCGGTCAGGCAATTAATGTTACCGGTGGGCAGGAAATGCGATAA